From a single Brassica oleracea var. oleracea cultivar TO1000 chromosome C5, BOL, whole genome shotgun sequence genomic region:
- the LOC106344257 gene encoding transcription factor RF2b-like, translating to MLLKRNIRDDEMNQRVGGDDKDDYDRSPSTKLEKTRSVYGKSFVHINIRDTNGLANENTELRLRLQSLEQQAQLRNALNEALRKEVERMKIETGEVSGDSDSFDMGQYSHSTFMAIPPYHSGSVNGQDMRFNQNHPMEKSNSQSVSEFLQNGRLQGLEIISNNSSRIVKSEGPSLSASESSSAY from the exons ATGTTGCTTAAACGCAACATAAGAGATGACGAGATGAATCAACGCGTTGGAGGAGATGACAAAGATGATTATGATAGATCTCCTTCGACGAAGTTGGAGAAGACGAGAAGCGTCTACGGCAAGAGCTTTGTTCATATCAACATT AGAGACACTAATGGACTAGCAAATGAGAACACGGAGCTAAGACTTAGGTTACAATCACTGGAACAACAAGCTCAGCTTCGCAATG CTTTAAACGAAGCACTGAGGAAAGAAGTGGAAAGGATGAAGATTGAAACAGGTGAAGTCTCTGGTGATTCAGATTCGTTTGACATGGGACAGTACTCTCATTCAACCTTCATGGCGATTCCACCGTATCATAGTGGTTCAGTCAACGGCCAGGATATGAGGTTCAATCAAAACCATCCAATGGAGAAGTCGAATTCTCAGAGCGTGTCGGAGTTTCTACAGAACGGGCGGTTGCAAGGGCTAGAGATAATTAGCAACAACAGCTCAAGGATTGTCAAGTCTGAAGGACCTTCTCTTTCTGCTAGTGAGAGTAGCTCTGCGTATTGA
- the LOC106292618 gene encoding probable thylakoidal processing peptidase 2, chloroplastic, with protein MAIRVTLTYSSYVARNIASSASARVGAGDVRSCFECITRPRTFTHSQIPDIDKSPPRARPASSSMYSTIARELLEEGSKSPLVLGMISIMSPNLLGMNSNVLGISPFKASSVIPFLRGSKWMPCSSIPATDVAADIDRGGKVEVKMELGRDKGSSFVGNGWVNKLLSICSEDAKAAFTAVTVSLLFRSALAEPKSIPSVSMYPTLDVGDRVMAEKVSYLFRRPEVSDIVIFKAPPVLVEHGYNCTDVFIKRIVASEGDWVEVCDGKLLVNDTVQVEDFVLEPMDYGMEPMFVPEGYVFVLGDNRNKSFDSHNWGPLPIKNIIGRSMFRYWPPSKVSDTIHHHEQVMQKEAVDVS; from the exons ATGGCGATTAGGGTTACCCTCACGTACTCCAGCTACGTCGCTAGGAACATCGCTTCCTCCGCCTCGGCTCGCGTCGGCGCCGGAGACGTCCGCTCGTGCTTCGAATGCATCACCCGTCCCAGAACCTTCACCCACAGCCAGATACCCGATATCGATAAATCCCCTCCTCGTGCTCGCCCAGCTTCCTCCTCCATGTACAGCACCATCGCGAGGGAGCTTCTCGAAGAAGGAAGCAAGAGCCCTCTCGTGCTGGGGATGATCTCAATCATGAGTCCGAATTTGCTAGGGATGAACAGCAACGTACTGGGGATCTCGCCGTTCAAGGCTTCTTCTGTGATCCCGTTCCTTAGAGGGTCAAAGTGGATGCCTTGCAGCAGCATTCCGGCGACGGATGTTGCTGCTGACATTGATAGGGGAGGAAAGGTTGAAGTGAAGATGGAGTTGGGTCGTGATAAAGGCTCGAGCTTTGTTGGAAACGGATGGGTTAATAAGCTGTTGAGTATCTGCTCGGAGGATGCTAAGGCAGCGTTCACGGCGGTTACTGTTTCTCTTCTGTTCCGTTCGGCGTTGGCTGAGCCCAAGTCTATACCTTCGGTGTCTATGTACCCTACTCTCGATGTGGGTGATCGTGTTATGGCTGAGAAG GTCTCGTACTTGTTCAGAAGGCCAGAGGTTTCGGATATAGTCATCTTCAAGGCTCCTCCGGTTTTGGTG GAACATGGTTACAATTGTACTGATGTTTTCATAAAGAGGATAGTTGCAAGCGAAGGTGACTGGGTTGAA GTCTGTGATGGAAAGCTCTTAGTGAATGACACTGTTCAAGTTGAGGATTTTGTCTTAGAGCCAATGGACTATGGAATGGAACCAATG TTTGTCCCTGAAGGTTATGTCTTTGTTCTAGGAGACAACCGCAACAAAAGCTTTGACTCTCATAACTG GGGTCCACTTCCAATAAAGAACATCATAGGAAGATCCATGTTTCGTTATTGGCCGCCGAGCAAAGTTTCAGACACAATACACCACCATGAGCAAGTTATGCAAAAGGAAGCTGTTGATGTTTCATAA
- the LOC106343508 gene encoding uncharacterized membrane protein At1g06890-like isoform X4 gives MSEGQKFQLGTIGALSLSVVSSVSIVICNKALISTLGFTFATTLTSWHLLVTFCSLHVALWMKMFEHKPFDPRAVMGFGILNGISIGLLNLSLGFNSVGFYQMTKLAIIPCTVLLETLFFRKMFSRKIQFSLTILLLGVGIATVTDLQLNMLGSVLSLLAVITTCVAQIMTNTIQKKFKVSSTQLLYQSCPYQAITLFVTGPFLDGLLTNQNVFAFKYTSQVVFFIVLSCLISVSVNFSTFLVIGKTSPVTYQVLGHLKTCLVLAFGYVLLKDPFNWRNILGIMVAVIGMVVYSYFCSIETQQKATETSSTQLPQQMKESEKDPLIAVENGSGVLSDGGGGVQKTAAPRIRGD, from the exons ATGAGCGAGGGCCAGAAGTTCCAGCTGGGAACAATCGGCGCTTTGAGTTTATCCGTCGTATCGTCTGTGTCGATCGTGATCTGTAACAAGGCGCTTATTAGCACCCTTGGCTTCACCTTCG CGACTACTTTGACTAGTTGGCATCTTCTGGTCACGTTTTGTTCCCTTCATGTGGCACTATGGATGAAGATGTTTGAACACAAGCCTTTTGATCCACGAGCTGTGATGGGATTTGGCATACTGAATGGGATCTCCATAGGGCTATTGAACCTTAGCCTTGGCTTTAATTCCGTTGGTTTTTACCAG ATGACGAAACTAGCAATCATCCCCTGTACTGTTCTCTTGGAGACACTCTTCTTCAGGAAAATGTTCAG TCGAAAAATTCAGTTTTCATTAACCATCCTTCTCCTTGGTGTTGGGATCGCAACCGTCACGGATCTTCAGCTTAATATGCTGGGCTCTGTCTTGTCGCTGCTGGCTGTGATCACAACTTGTGTTGCTCAAATT ATGACAAACACCATCCAGAAGAAGTTCAAAGTTTCATCCACGCAACTTCTTTATCAGTCTTGCCCTTATCAAGCAATTACACTTTTCGTCACTGGTCCATTTTTGGATGGGCTCCTAACCAACCAGAATGTGTTTGCTTTCAAGTACACTTCTCAAGTTGTG TTCTTCATCGTCCTGTCCTGCCTCATATCAGTCTCTGTAAACTTCAGCACTTTTCTAGTGATTGGAAAAACGTCTCCGGTCACATATCAGGTTCTTGGACATCTTAAGACATGCCTGGTTCTAGCGTTTGGCTATGTGTTGTTGAAAGACCCATTCAACTGGCGCAACATTCTCGGTATTATGGTGGCGGTGATTGGAATGGTTGTGTATTCCTATTTCTGCTCGATTGAGACTCAGCAGAAGGCAACTGAAACATCTTCAACTCAGTTGCCTCAG CAGATGAAAGAGAGCGAGAAGGATCCGCTAATAGCAGTTGAAAATGGAAGCGGAGTGTTATCAGATGGTGGTGGTGGGGTGCAAAAGACGGCGGCTCCT AGAATTAGGGGAGACTGA
- the LOC106343508 gene encoding uncharacterized membrane protein At1g06890-like isoform X3, with translation MSEGQKFQLGTIGALSLSVVSSVSIVICNKALISTLGFTFATTLTSWHLLVTFCSLHVALWMKMFEHKPFDPRAVMGFGILNGISIGLLNLSLGFNSVGFYQMTKLAIIPCTVLLETLFFRKMFSRKIQFSLTILLLGVGIATVTDLQLNMLGSVLSLLAVITTCVAQIMTNTIQKKFKVSSTQLLYQSCPYQAITLFVTGPFLDGLLTNQNVFAFKYTSQVVFFIVLSCLISVSVNFSTFLVIGKTSPVTYQVLGHLKTCLVLAFGYVLLKDPFNWRNILGIMVAVIGMVVYSYFCSIETQQKATETSSTQLPQQMKESEKDPLIAVENGSGVLSDGGGGVQKTAAPQRIRGD, from the exons ATGAGCGAGGGCCAGAAGTTCCAGCTGGGAACAATCGGCGCTTTGAGTTTATCCGTCGTATCGTCTGTGTCGATCGTGATCTGTAACAAGGCGCTTATTAGCACCCTTGGCTTCACCTTCG CGACTACTTTGACTAGTTGGCATCTTCTGGTCACGTTTTGTTCCCTTCATGTGGCACTATGGATGAAGATGTTTGAACACAAGCCTTTTGATCCACGAGCTGTGATGGGATTTGGCATACTGAATGGGATCTCCATAGGGCTATTGAACCTTAGCCTTGGCTTTAATTCCGTTGGTTTTTACCAG ATGACGAAACTAGCAATCATCCCCTGTACTGTTCTCTTGGAGACACTCTTCTTCAGGAAAATGTTCAG TCGAAAAATTCAGTTTTCATTAACCATCCTTCTCCTTGGTGTTGGGATCGCAACCGTCACGGATCTTCAGCTTAATATGCTGGGCTCTGTCTTGTCGCTGCTGGCTGTGATCACAACTTGTGTTGCTCAAATT ATGACAAACACCATCCAGAAGAAGTTCAAAGTTTCATCCACGCAACTTCTTTATCAGTCTTGCCCTTATCAAGCAATTACACTTTTCGTCACTGGTCCATTTTTGGATGGGCTCCTAACCAACCAGAATGTGTTTGCTTTCAAGTACACTTCTCAAGTTGTG TTCTTCATCGTCCTGTCCTGCCTCATATCAGTCTCTGTAAACTTCAGCACTTTTCTAGTGATTGGAAAAACGTCTCCGGTCACATATCAGGTTCTTGGACATCTTAAGACATGCCTGGTTCTAGCGTTTGGCTATGTGTTGTTGAAAGACCCATTCAACTGGCGCAACATTCTCGGTATTATGGTGGCGGTGATTGGAATGGTTGTGTATTCCTATTTCTGCTCGATTGAGACTCAGCAGAAGGCAACTGAAACATCTTCAACTCAGTTGCCTCAG CAGATGAAAGAGAGCGAGAAGGATCCGCTAATAGCAGTTGAAAATGGAAGCGGAGTGTTATCAGATGGTGGTGGTGGGGTGCAAAAGACGGCGGCTCCT CAGAGAATTAGGGGAGACTGA
- the LOC106343508 gene encoding uncharacterized membrane protein At1g06890-like isoform X5 — MSEGQKFQLGTIGALSLSVVSSVSIVICNKALISTLGFTFATTLTSWHLLVTFCSLHVALWMKMFEHKPFDPRAVMGFGILNGISIGLLNLSLGFNSVGFYQMTKLAIIPCTVLLETLFFRKMFSRKIQFSLTILLLGVGIATVTDLQLNMLGSVLSLLAVITTCVAQIMTNTIQKKFKVSSTQLLYQSCPYQAITLFVTGPFLDGLLTNQNVFAFKYTSQVVFFIVLSCLISVSVNFSTFLVIGKTSPVTYQVLGHLKTCLVLAFGYVLLKDPFNWRNILGIMVAVIGMVVYSYFCSIETQQKATETSSTQLPQMKESEKDPLIAVENGSGVLSDGGGGVQKTAAPRIRGD; from the exons ATGAGCGAGGGCCAGAAGTTCCAGCTGGGAACAATCGGCGCTTTGAGTTTATCCGTCGTATCGTCTGTGTCGATCGTGATCTGTAACAAGGCGCTTATTAGCACCCTTGGCTTCACCTTCG CGACTACTTTGACTAGTTGGCATCTTCTGGTCACGTTTTGTTCCCTTCATGTGGCACTATGGATGAAGATGTTTGAACACAAGCCTTTTGATCCACGAGCTGTGATGGGATTTGGCATACTGAATGGGATCTCCATAGGGCTATTGAACCTTAGCCTTGGCTTTAATTCCGTTGGTTTTTACCAG ATGACGAAACTAGCAATCATCCCCTGTACTGTTCTCTTGGAGACACTCTTCTTCAGGAAAATGTTCAG TCGAAAAATTCAGTTTTCATTAACCATCCTTCTCCTTGGTGTTGGGATCGCAACCGTCACGGATCTTCAGCTTAATATGCTGGGCTCTGTCTTGTCGCTGCTGGCTGTGATCACAACTTGTGTTGCTCAAATT ATGACAAACACCATCCAGAAGAAGTTCAAAGTTTCATCCACGCAACTTCTTTATCAGTCTTGCCCTTATCAAGCAATTACACTTTTCGTCACTGGTCCATTTTTGGATGGGCTCCTAACCAACCAGAATGTGTTTGCTTTCAAGTACACTTCTCAAGTTGTG TTCTTCATCGTCCTGTCCTGCCTCATATCAGTCTCTGTAAACTTCAGCACTTTTCTAGTGATTGGAAAAACGTCTCCGGTCACATATCAGGTTCTTGGACATCTTAAGACATGCCTGGTTCTAGCGTTTGGCTATGTGTTGTTGAAAGACCCATTCAACTGGCGCAACATTCTCGGTATTATGGTGGCGGTGATTGGAATGGTTGTGTATTCCTATTTCTGCTCGATTGAGACTCAGCAGAAGGCAACTGAAACATCTTCAACTCAGTTGCCTCAG ATGAAAGAGAGCGAGAAGGATCCGCTAATAGCAGTTGAAAATGGAAGCGGAGTGTTATCAGATGGTGGTGGTGGGGTGCAAAAGACGGCGGCTCCT AGAATTAGGGGAGACTGA
- the LOC106343508 gene encoding uncharacterized membrane protein At1g06890-like isoform X1 → MSEGQKFQLGTIGALSLSVVSSVSIVICNKALISTLGFTFATTLTSWHLLVTFCSLHVALWMKMFEHKPFDPRAVMGFGILNGISIGLLNLSLGFNSVGFYQMTKLAIIPCTVLLETLFFRKMFSRKIQFSLTILLLGVGIATVTDLQLNMLGSVLSLLAVITTCVAQIMTNTIQKKFKVSSTQLLYQSCPYQAITLFVTGPFLDGLLTNQNVFAFKYTSQVVFFIVLSCLISVSVNFSTFLVIGKTSPVTYQVLGHLKTCLVLAFGYVLLKDPFNWRNILGIMVAVIGMVVYSYFCSIETQQKATETSSTQLPQQMKESEKDPLIAVENGSGVLSDGGGGVQKTAAPVWNSNKEF, encoded by the exons ATGAGCGAGGGCCAGAAGTTCCAGCTGGGAACAATCGGCGCTTTGAGTTTATCCGTCGTATCGTCTGTGTCGATCGTGATCTGTAACAAGGCGCTTATTAGCACCCTTGGCTTCACCTTCG CGACTACTTTGACTAGTTGGCATCTTCTGGTCACGTTTTGTTCCCTTCATGTGGCACTATGGATGAAGATGTTTGAACACAAGCCTTTTGATCCACGAGCTGTGATGGGATTTGGCATACTGAATGGGATCTCCATAGGGCTATTGAACCTTAGCCTTGGCTTTAATTCCGTTGGTTTTTACCAG ATGACGAAACTAGCAATCATCCCCTGTACTGTTCTCTTGGAGACACTCTTCTTCAGGAAAATGTTCAG TCGAAAAATTCAGTTTTCATTAACCATCCTTCTCCTTGGTGTTGGGATCGCAACCGTCACGGATCTTCAGCTTAATATGCTGGGCTCTGTCTTGTCGCTGCTGGCTGTGATCACAACTTGTGTTGCTCAAATT ATGACAAACACCATCCAGAAGAAGTTCAAAGTTTCATCCACGCAACTTCTTTATCAGTCTTGCCCTTATCAAGCAATTACACTTTTCGTCACTGGTCCATTTTTGGATGGGCTCCTAACCAACCAGAATGTGTTTGCTTTCAAGTACACTTCTCAAGTTGTG TTCTTCATCGTCCTGTCCTGCCTCATATCAGTCTCTGTAAACTTCAGCACTTTTCTAGTGATTGGAAAAACGTCTCCGGTCACATATCAGGTTCTTGGACATCTTAAGACATGCCTGGTTCTAGCGTTTGGCTATGTGTTGTTGAAAGACCCATTCAACTGGCGCAACATTCTCGGTATTATGGTGGCGGTGATTGGAATGGTTGTGTATTCCTATTTCTGCTCGATTGAGACTCAGCAGAAGGCAACTGAAACATCTTCAACTCAGTTGCCTCAG CAGATGAAAGAGAGCGAGAAGGATCCGCTAATAGCAGTTGAAAATGGAAGCGGAGTGTTATCAGATGGTGGTGGTGGGGTGCAAAAGACGGCGGCTCCTGTATGGAACTCAAATAAAGAATTTTAA
- the LOC106343508 gene encoding uncharacterized membrane protein At1g06890-like isoform X2 — MSEGQKFQLGTIGALSLSVVSSVSIVICNKALISTLGFTFATTLTSWHLLVTFCSLHVALWMKMFEHKPFDPRAVMGFGILNGISIGLLNLSLGFNSVGFYQMTKLAIIPCTVLLETLFFRKMFSRKIQFSLTILLLGVGIATVTDLQLNMLGSVLSLLAVITTCVAQIMTNTIQKKFKVSSTQLLYQSCPYQAITLFVTGPFLDGLLTNQNVFAFKYTSQVVFFIVLSCLISVSVNFSTFLVIGKTSPVTYQVLGHLKTCLVLAFGYVLLKDPFNWRNILGIMVAVIGMVVYSYFCSIETQQKATETSSTQLPQMKESEKDPLIAVENGSGVLSDGGGGVQKTAAPVWNSNKEF; from the exons ATGAGCGAGGGCCAGAAGTTCCAGCTGGGAACAATCGGCGCTTTGAGTTTATCCGTCGTATCGTCTGTGTCGATCGTGATCTGTAACAAGGCGCTTATTAGCACCCTTGGCTTCACCTTCG CGACTACTTTGACTAGTTGGCATCTTCTGGTCACGTTTTGTTCCCTTCATGTGGCACTATGGATGAAGATGTTTGAACACAAGCCTTTTGATCCACGAGCTGTGATGGGATTTGGCATACTGAATGGGATCTCCATAGGGCTATTGAACCTTAGCCTTGGCTTTAATTCCGTTGGTTTTTACCAG ATGACGAAACTAGCAATCATCCCCTGTACTGTTCTCTTGGAGACACTCTTCTTCAGGAAAATGTTCAG TCGAAAAATTCAGTTTTCATTAACCATCCTTCTCCTTGGTGTTGGGATCGCAACCGTCACGGATCTTCAGCTTAATATGCTGGGCTCTGTCTTGTCGCTGCTGGCTGTGATCACAACTTGTGTTGCTCAAATT ATGACAAACACCATCCAGAAGAAGTTCAAAGTTTCATCCACGCAACTTCTTTATCAGTCTTGCCCTTATCAAGCAATTACACTTTTCGTCACTGGTCCATTTTTGGATGGGCTCCTAACCAACCAGAATGTGTTTGCTTTCAAGTACACTTCTCAAGTTGTG TTCTTCATCGTCCTGTCCTGCCTCATATCAGTCTCTGTAAACTTCAGCACTTTTCTAGTGATTGGAAAAACGTCTCCGGTCACATATCAGGTTCTTGGACATCTTAAGACATGCCTGGTTCTAGCGTTTGGCTATGTGTTGTTGAAAGACCCATTCAACTGGCGCAACATTCTCGGTATTATGGTGGCGGTGATTGGAATGGTTGTGTATTCCTATTTCTGCTCGATTGAGACTCAGCAGAAGGCAACTGAAACATCTTCAACTCAGTTGCCTCAG ATGAAAGAGAGCGAGAAGGATCCGCTAATAGCAGTTGAAAATGGAAGCGGAGTGTTATCAGATGGTGGTGGTGGGGTGCAAAAGACGGCGGCTCCTGTATGGAACTCAAATAAAGAATTTTAA